One Acidobacteriota bacterium genomic region harbors:
- the pstC gene encoding phosphate ABC transporter permease subunit PstC — translation MRIKETLFQGGLGLSVTLLVLILVAMCVTLYLGASPALKYFGWSFVAGTEWNPSPPSDIYADFPFSGYPPFVATWLTAKAAKGVFGVAPFLVGTLLTSFLALALSLPFSLALAVFLGEYRRTGKIADVTKSFVDLIAAIPSVIYGLWGLMVLVPLVQTVGKSIDPTVQFGTNVLAASLVLAVMIIPNTASIAREVIEMVPSDLKEAAYSLGATRYEVIRHVVIPHARSGIFAGILLSLGRALGETMAVTMVIGNLCEIPKGLFSPANTMASVIANELAESTSRMHTAALVGVGLVLFVVTALINTVGTVIIKKSSVRV, via the coding sequence ATGCGAATCAAGGAAACCCTTTTTCAGGGCGGCCTGGGCCTGTCGGTGACCCTGCTCGTCCTCATCCTCGTCGCCATGTGCGTCACCCTCTACCTCGGGGCCTCACCGGCGCTGAAGTACTTCGGGTGGAGTTTCGTGGCGGGGACCGAGTGGAACCCCTCCCCGCCCTCCGACATCTACGCCGACTTCCCGTTTTCCGGTTACCCCCCCTTCGTCGCCACGTGGCTCACCGCCAAGGCGGCCAAGGGGGTCTTCGGGGTCGCCCCCTTCCTCGTCGGGACGCTGCTGACGTCCTTCCTGGCCCTCGCCCTCTCCCTCCCGTTCTCGCTGGCCCTGGCGGTGTTCCTGGGCGAGTACCGGCGCACCGGGAAAATCGCCGACGTCACGAAGAGCTTCGTGGACCTCATCGCCGCCATCCCGTCGGTCATCTACGGTCTCTGGGGCCTCATGGTCCTGGTGCCCCTCGTGCAGACGGTCGGCAAGTCCATCGACCCCACCGTCCAGTTCGGGACGAACGTCCTGGCCGCCTCGCTGGTCCTGGCGGTGATGATCATCCCCAACACGGCGTCCATCGCCCGGGAAGTGATCGAGATGGTCCCCTCGGACTTGAAGGAGGCCGCCTACTCCCTGGGCGCGACCCGCTACGAGGTCATCCGTCACGTCGTCATCCCCCACGCGCGGTCCGGCATCTTCGCCGGGATCCTGCTCTCCCTGGGGCGGGCCCTGGGGGAGACCATGGCGGTCACCATGGTGATCGGGAACCTCTGTGAGATCCCCAAAGGCCTCTTCTCCCCCGCCAACACCATGGCCAGCGTCATCGCCAACGAACTGGCGGAGTCCACGTCCCGCATGCACACCGCGGCCCTGGTGGGCGTCGGGCTGGTGCTTTTCGTCGTGACGGCCCTCATCAACACCGTCGGCACGGTCATCATCAAGAAATCGAGCGTGAGGGTGTGA
- the pstS gene encoding phosphate ABC transporter substrate-binding protein PstS, which translates to MCHKLSLLTLFTALFLAAGGAFAPAQQQELIGAGATFPEPLYAKMFDVYLNQSGVRINYQGIGSGGGIQQLLQKTVDFAGSDAYVKDAQMASFGGSVLHVPTCLGAVVVTYNLPGSPFLNLTPDVIADIFLGRITTWNDGRIAALNPSIKLPAATISVVHRSDGSGTSFVFTDYLSKVSPEWKLRVGSGTAVKWPCGIGGKGNPGVAQLVKQTAGGVGYVELAYAEKNKMPYALIRNRGGVFVKPSIASVTAAAVTEIPADTRATITDTLAKDGYPISAFTWILVYPEQNYGGRPMAKVKAMVKLLWWMTHEGQMYCKDLLYAPLPKAVVAKAEAIIRSIRFDGKPLMK; encoded by the coding sequence ATGTGCCACAAGCTTAGCCTTCTGACTCTGTTCACGGCCCTTTTCCTGGCGGCCGGGGGCGCCTTCGCCCCCGCCCAGCAGCAGGAGCTGATCGGCGCCGGGGCCACCTTCCCGGAACCCCTGTACGCAAAGATGTTCGACGTCTACCTCAACCAGAGCGGCGTCCGGATCAACTACCAGGGCATCGGCTCCGGCGGCGGCATCCAGCAGCTGCTGCAGAAGACCGTGGACTTCGCCGGGTCCGACGCCTACGTCAAGGACGCCCAGATGGCCTCCTTCGGCGGGTCGGTGCTCCACGTCCCCACCTGCCTCGGCGCGGTGGTGGTCACCTACAACCTCCCCGGCAGCCCCTTTCTGAACCTGACCCCGGACGTGATCGCCGACATCTTCCTGGGCCGGATCACGACGTGGAACGACGGCCGGATCGCGGCCCTCAACCCGTCCATCAAGCTTCCCGCCGCCACCATCTCGGTGGTTCACCGCTCCGACGGCAGCGGCACCAGCTTCGTCTTCACCGACTACCTCTCCAAGGTCAGCCCGGAGTGGAAACTGCGCGTCGGGTCCGGGACCGCCGTCAAGTGGCCCTGCGGCATCGGCGGCAAGGGCAACCCCGGCGTGGCCCAGCTGGTGAAGCAGACCGCCGGCGGGGTCGGTTACGTCGAGCTGGCCTACGCCGAGAAGAACAAGATGCCCTATGCCCTTATCCGGAACCGGGGCGGCGTGTTCGTCAAGCCCTCCATCGCCTCGGTGACCGCCGCGGCCGTCACCGAGATCCCCGCCGACACCCGGGCGACCATCACCGACACCCTGGCGAAGGACGGCTATCCCATCTCGGCCTTTACCTGGATCCTGGTCTACCCCGAGCAGAACTACGGCGGCCGCCCCATGGCCAAGGTGAAGGCCATGGTGAAGCTCCTGTGGTGGATGACCCACGAGGGGCAGATGTACTGCAAGGACCTCCTCTACGCCCCGCTGCCGAAGGCGGTGGTGGCCAAGGCGGAAGCCATCATCCGGTCCATCCGGTTCGACGGCAAGCCCCTGATGAAGTGA
- a CDS encoding putative porin, whose protein sequence is MRHLKLLLILVLGLAAAPLAAQETGAAPGMEERIRQLEAQIKAQQEALEALKQEMEAGREEMVTKTELAEKDTENKKMAMDVVDKALSKEMKKTNLAGVKFGGDVRLRYEGTSFDDTTIDRNRFRFRLRVNVQKTIGYGLTGYFQFASGNTTLSSGADLGGEATSTNQTMGASWERKGAWIDQAYLTWTPDLPGHFFTFGGGKFKNVFVQTAGTPLVYDTDVNPEGFYQTFTKTFGGVTPFFTMGQLFIKENAAGPDAYMLAYQGGVTVPVGPATATVSSNYYHYIRYATNFKYANGNTVIRPAGFNNDVLAAGKFDSLGVMAKVNAKPRGIPVEANFEYYKNLNDMNHTGVNADQDTAWQVGVLVGQNKKARDWSVYYTYRRIEADALVGAFTDSDFGHNNRKGSAVIAKYSIFENLTLGAQLFFTDPVTGTAPGFRRLLLDLEFKF, encoded by the coding sequence ATGAGACATCTGAAGTTGTTGTTGATCCTGGTGCTGGGCCTCGCCGCCGCGCCCCTGGCGGCCCAGGAGACCGGCGCGGCCCCGGGCATGGAGGAGCGCATCCGGCAGCTGGAGGCCCAGATCAAGGCCCAGCAGGAGGCCCTCGAGGCCCTCAAGCAGGAGATGGAAGCCGGCCGGGAGGAGATGGTCACCAAGACGGAGCTGGCCGAGAAGGACACCGAGAACAAGAAGATGGCCATGGACGTGGTGGACAAGGCCCTCTCCAAGGAAATGAAGAAGACCAACCTGGCCGGGGTCAAGTTCGGCGGGGACGTCCGGCTCCGCTACGAGGGGACGAGTTTTGACGACACCACCATCGACCGAAACCGCTTCCGCTTTCGGCTTCGCGTGAACGTCCAGAAGACCATCGGCTACGGTTTGACCGGCTACTTCCAGTTCGCCTCGGGCAACACGACCCTCTCGAGCGGCGCGGACCTGGGCGGGGAAGCCACGTCCACCAACCAGACCATGGGGGCGAGCTGGGAACGCAAGGGCGCCTGGATCGACCAGGCGTACCTTACCTGGACCCCGGACCTCCCCGGCCACTTCTTCACCTTCGGGGGCGGCAAGTTCAAGAACGTCTTCGTCCAGACCGCGGGCACCCCGCTGGTCTACGACACCGACGTCAACCCCGAGGGTTTCTACCAGACTTTCACGAAGACCTTCGGCGGCGTGACGCCCTTCTTCACCATGGGCCAGCTCTTCATCAAGGAAAACGCCGCCGGGCCGGACGCCTACATGCTCGCGTACCAGGGCGGGGTCACCGTCCCCGTCGGGCCGGCGACGGCGACGGTGTCGTCGAACTACTACCACTACATCCGTTACGCCACCAACTTCAAGTACGCCAACGGCAACACGGTGATCCGCCCCGCCGGCTTCAACAACGACGTTCTGGCCGCCGGCAAGTTCGACTCCCTCGGCGTCATGGCGAAGGTCAACGCCAAGCCCCGCGGCATCCCCGTCGAGGCCAACTTCGAATATTACAAGAACCTCAACGACATGAACCACACCGGTGTGAACGCCGACCAGGACACCGCCTGGCAGGTGGGCGTCCTGGTGGGTCAGAACAAGAAGGCCAGGGACTGGTCCGTCTACTACACCTACCGCCGGATCGAGGCGGACGCCCTCGTGGGCGCCTTCACCGACAGCGACTTCGGCCACAACAACCGGAAGGGTTCCGCCGTCATCGCCAAGTACAGCATCTTCGAGAACCTGACCCTCGGGGCCCAGCTCTTCTTCACGGACCCCGTCACCGGGACGGCGCCCGGCTTCCGGCGGCTGCTCCTGGACCTGGAGTTCAAATTCTGA
- a CDS encoding SagB/ThcOx family dehydrogenase, which produces MTVAVFVSLWGGSGLAQETKPAVGSETVWKLPRPQVASKPVLKILEMRRSQREFSPEPLPDGVLAELLWAATGVNRPDTGKRTNPTAMNCQEIDVYVALAKGVYRYDHKAGDLVLVVAEDLRERTGGQPFVKDAPVNLVFVADLSRVKSPRGPVDRARAETYAAMDAAFVSQNVYFYCAAEGLATVVRGWFDKEALGAALKLGPDQKVVLTQTVGYPVKGGK; this is translated from the coding sequence ATGACCGTTGCGGTCTTCGTGAGCTTGTGGGGGGGATCGGGCCTGGCCCAGGAAACGAAGCCCGCCGTGGGTTCGGAAACCGTGTGGAAACTGCCCCGGCCCCAGGTGGCGTCCAAGCCCGTACTGAAGATCCTGGAGATGCGCCGGAGCCAGCGGGAGTTCAGCCCCGAGCCCCTGCCGGACGGCGTCCTGGCCGAACTGCTCTGGGCGGCCACCGGCGTCAACCGCCCCGACACCGGGAAGCGCACCAACCCCACCGCCATGAACTGCCAGGAGATCGACGTTTATGTCGCCCTGGCCAAGGGCGTGTACCGCTATGACCACAAGGCCGGCGACCTGGTGCTGGTGGTGGCGGAGGACTTGCGGGAGCGCACGGGCGGGCAGCCCTTCGTCAAGGACGCGCCCGTGAACCTGGTCTTCGTGGCGGACCTGAGCCGGGTGAAATCCCCCCGGGGGCCCGTCGACCGGGCGCGGGCCGAAACCTACGCCGCCATGGACGCCGCCTTCGTCTCGCAGAACGTCTACTTCTACTGCGCCGCCGAGGGCCTGGCCACCGTGGTGCGGGGATGGTTCGACAAGGAGGCCCTGGGGGCGGCCCTGAAACTGGGTCCCGACCAGAAGGTGGTCCTGACCCAGACCGTGGGCTACCCCGTGAAGGGAGGCAAGTGA
- a CDS encoding YncE family protein: MRRLATLAPWFAAAFLAAAPPPPGLQTVKVGKGPNFVRLAPDGKSAVVTDFASDELSVLALDPLRETARVKIGFGPLGLVFSPDGKLLYVSNMNAGLVKVVEYPALELKDTLKVGNLPTEMALTPDGYRVLVANYGRGKFGRLDAVDLETRRIAATAKVGVKPLAVAVHPSGETAWVANSAENTLSVVNLETFKGTQTLPVGDGPDGLALNGNGRKLFIAHSRSNDVWVYDVRRKQVLEKRPLPGGPFRVALSPDERLLAVACYRAGVVAFLSVDAALTGSLPAVSVPKGPVDVAFTPDGKRLLVVCEKADCVVSLPVPALPPASPTE, from the coding sequence ATGCGCCGGCTCGCCACCCTCGCCCCCTGGTTCGCCGCCGCCTTCCTGGCGGCCGCCCCGCCCCCTCCCGGCCTGCAGACCGTCAAGGTGGGCAAGGGCCCCAACTTCGTGCGCCTCGCCCCGGACGGGAAGAGCGCCGTGGTCACGGACTTCGCCTCCGACGAGCTGTCCGTCCTCGCCCTGGACCCCCTGCGCGAGACCGCGCGGGTGAAGATCGGATTCGGACCGCTCGGGCTGGTCTTCTCCCCGGACGGGAAGCTCCTCTACGTCTCCAACATGAATGCCGGGCTGGTGAAGGTGGTGGAGTACCCCGCCCTCGAGCTGAAGGACACCCTCAAGGTCGGCAACCTGCCCACCGAGATGGCCCTGACGCCGGACGGCTACCGGGTCCTGGTGGCCAACTACGGCCGAGGGAAGTTCGGGCGCCTCGACGCGGTGGACCTGGAGACGCGGCGCATCGCCGCCACCGCGAAGGTGGGCGTCAAGCCCCTGGCGGTGGCGGTCCACCCCTCCGGCGAGACGGCCTGGGTGGCCAACAGCGCGGAGAACACCCTGTCGGTGGTCAACCTCGAGACCTTCAAGGGCACCCAGACCCTGCCCGTCGGCGACGGGCCCGACGGCCTGGCCCTGAACGGGAACGGCCGGAAGCTCTTCATCGCCCACTCCCGGTCCAACGACGTGTGGGTCTACGACGTCCGCCGGAAGCAGGTCCTGGAGAAGCGGCCGCTGCCCGGGGGGCCGTTCCGGGTCGCGCTCTCGCCCGACGAGCGGCTCCTGGCCGTGGCCTGCTACCGGGCCGGGGTGGTGGCGTTCCTCTCCGTCGACGCGGCGCTGACGGGGAGCCTACCGGCGGTGAGCGTCCCCAAGGGCCCCGTGGACGTGGCGTTCACGCCGGACGGCAAACGCCTGCTGGTGGTGTGTGAAAAGGCGGACTGCGTGGTCTCCCTCCCCGTCCCCGCCCTCCCCCCCGCCAGCCCAACAGAATAA
- a CDS encoding bifunctional 5,10-methylenetetrahydrofolate dehydrogenase/5,10-methenyltetrahydrofolate cyclohydrolase, translating to MTATILDGAKTADGILDQVKAEVEALRGRAGTAPTLATVLVGDDPASHVYVKRKIDACGRIGMGSRHVPLPADASAAAVREVLTGLNDDPAVHGILLQLPLPKGLPSEELLELIRPEKDVDGFHPYNLGRLLAGRPDLVPCTPAGVMALLDAYQVPLEGKTAVVVGRSVIVGKPVAQLLLARNATVVSTHSKTADLPGVCRQADVLVAAVGRAGLITADYVREGAVVVDVGINSVEDEAEIVRIAGENSPQHRTLLKKGRALAGDVEWRTVVERAGAVSPVPGGVGPLTIALLMQNTLRACRRALGVD from the coding sequence ATGACGGCGACGATCCTCGACGGCGCGAAAACGGCGGACGGCATCCTGGACCAGGTGAAGGCGGAGGTGGAGGCCCTCCGGGGGCGGGCCGGCACGGCGCCCACCCTGGCCACGGTCCTGGTGGGCGACGACCCCGCCTCCCACGTCTACGTCAAGCGCAAGATCGACGCCTGCGGGCGGATCGGCATGGGGTCCCGGCACGTGCCCCTGCCGGCCGACGCCTCGGCCGCTGCAGTCCGGGAGGTGCTGACGGGGCTCAACGACGACCCCGCAGTTCACGGGATCCTGCTGCAGCTGCCCCTGCCGAAGGGGCTCCCGTCGGAGGAACTCCTGGAACTGATCCGCCCCGAAAAGGACGTGGACGGCTTCCACCCCTACAACCTCGGGCGACTCCTGGCCGGACGCCCTGATCTCGTCCCCTGCACCCCCGCCGGCGTCATGGCGCTGCTGGACGCCTACCAGGTCCCCCTGGAGGGAAAGACCGCCGTGGTGGTGGGCCGCAGCGTCATCGTGGGCAAGCCCGTGGCCCAGCTGCTCCTGGCCCGCAACGCCACGGTGGTCAGCACCCACTCGAAGACCGCCGACCTCCCGGGCGTCTGCCGCCAGGCGGACGTCCTGGTGGCCGCCGTGGGCCGGGCCGGGCTGATCACCGCGGACTACGTCAGGGAAGGGGCCGTGGTGGTGGACGTGGGGATCAACAGCGTCGAGGACGAGGCGGAGATCGTGCGGATCGCCGGCGAAAACTCGCCCCAGCACCGCACGCTGCTCAAGAAGGGACGCGCCCTTGCCGGCGACGTGGAGTGGCGCACGGTCGTGGAGCGCGCCGGGGCCGTCTCCCCGGTCCCGGGCGGCGTCGGGCCGCTCACCATCGCGCTGCTCATGCAAAACACCCTCCGGGCCTGCCGTCGCGCCCTCGGGGTGGACTGA
- a CDS encoding TIGR00282 family metallophosphoesterase, with protein MKILCIGDIIGRPGRRVLRELLPELRRRHGIDFVVGNAENAAGGFGLTAEVLNDLLQLGVDALTTGNHIWDRKESTPILERSERVLRPLNYPPGVPGRGFSVFPTTGGVRVGVLNLEGRVFMSALDCPFRAADAALERLREQTPVIVVDFHAEATSEKMALARYLDGRVTVVFGTHTHVQTADERIQAGGTAAVTDAGMTGGHDSVIGMQPAPSVRRFLTQLPVKFEPEKNGLRLNALLVEADPSTGKALTATRLNLPLDTH; from the coding sequence ATGAAGATCCTTTGCATCGGCGACATCATCGGGCGGCCGGGGCGGCGGGTGCTCCGCGAACTCCTTCCGGAGCTGCGGCGCCGGCACGGGATCGACTTCGTCGTGGGCAACGCCGAGAACGCCGCGGGGGGGTTCGGGCTCACCGCCGAGGTGCTCAACGACCTGCTGCAGCTGGGGGTCGACGCCCTGACCACGGGCAACCACATCTGGGACCGGAAGGAGTCCACCCCCATCCTGGAGCGGTCGGAACGCGTCCTGCGCCCCCTCAACTACCCGCCGGGCGTCCCCGGCCGGGGCTTTTCGGTCTTCCCCACCACCGGCGGGGTCCGGGTGGGGGTCCTCAACCTGGAGGGGCGCGTGTTCATGTCGGCCCTGGACTGCCCCTTCCGCGCCGCCGACGCCGCCCTGGAGCGCCTCCGCGAGCAGACCCCCGTTATCGTGGTGGACTTCCACGCCGAGGCGACCTCGGAGAAGATGGCCCTCGCCCGTTACCTGGACGGGCGCGTCACGGTGGTGTTCGGAACCCACACCCACGTGCAGACCGCGGACGAGAGGATCCAGGCCGGCGGGACCGCCGCCGTCACCGACGCCGGGATGACCGGCGGCCACGACTCCGTCATCGGCATGCAGCCCGCCCCCTCCGTGCGCCGCTTTCTCACCCAGCTCCCCGTCAAGTTCGAGCCCGAGAAGAACGGCCTCCGCCTCAACGCCCTCCTCGTGGAGGCCGACCCTTCCACCGGCAAGGCCCTGACGGCCACGCGGCTGAACCTCCCCCTGGACACGCACTGA
- a CDS encoding glycosyltransferase family 39 protein, translated as MGSLLAALIRRRPPTGTPGEGGRPGQGADASRQGWRRWGVLAGLLAVLATFPLCRSGYLREAFTDIDEVIYLVTADAMAQGQRLYTDIWDHKPPLLYHLYGWVLRADPSVRAIRWCALFLAAGNTLLVFLLARRLFSAAGGVAAAWLFAVFTGFYWANALQTELFLVLLQLAALLVLLRRPGPFGRPVRLFLVGLLFGAACMIKYVALFTFVPLALLAAWGGREHGGWRKAAGGLAAGVAGFAAVPVFYLVTMGLDGTLADAYAATVSYNAVYVSHDAWKLFVTYGRFFLLDFAREQWFLLALGFGGAALAAARLRRATDREASFARALVLVWLGASLVAAASPLKFLHHYNYMFLPGLCCFAGIFFSRESAPGAPPGGRRGPGRFRAALPVAAAAAILAATAPLVVVQARENRERLRSLPERVESSNHESVLLGRYLRRHTAPGERIYLWRNYYLDTYFYAGRLPASRVFVWFYWLRDFPPPGGFAALETDFRRHPPVYIVTGGSDILAGRDFPPMERILREEYREEQLPDALRNRLTPTRRDQVRLFRRIQPPLPFLRDVPSRTFLRGVPSRTFLRGVPPRTFLQALPA; from the coding sequence ATGGGAAGCCTTCTCGCCGCCCTGATCCGACGCCGCCCCCCCACCGGTACGCCGGGGGAGGGAGGGCGCCCCGGGCAAGGGGCGGACGCCTCCCGGCAGGGGTGGCGCCGCTGGGGCGTCCTGGCGGGCCTCCTGGCGGTGCTGGCCACGTTCCCCCTCTGCCGGTCGGGCTACCTGCGGGAAGCCTTCACGGACATCGATGAGGTGATCTATCTGGTCACTGCCGACGCCATGGCCCAGGGCCAGCGGCTCTACACCGACATCTGGGACCACAAGCCCCCGCTCCTGTACCACCTCTACGGGTGGGTCCTCCGGGCCGACCCCTCCGTCCGCGCGATCCGCTGGTGCGCCCTCTTCCTGGCCGCGGGCAACACCCTCCTGGTTTTTCTCCTGGCCCGGCGGCTCTTCTCGGCGGCGGGCGGGGTGGCCGCCGCCTGGCTCTTCGCCGTCTTCACCGGCTTCTACTGGGCCAACGCCCTCCAGACGGAGCTGTTTTTGGTCCTGCTCCAACTGGCGGCCCTGCTGGTCCTGCTGCGTCGTCCCGGCCCCTTCGGGCGACCGGTCCGGCTCTTCCTCGTCGGGCTGCTCTTCGGGGCGGCCTGCATGATCAAGTACGTGGCCCTGTTCACCTTCGTGCCGCTCGCCCTCCTCGCCGCCTGGGGCGGTCGGGAGCACGGCGGCTGGCGGAAGGCCGCCGGGGGCCTCGCGGCGGGCGTCGCCGGCTTCGCCGCGGTCCCGGTGTTCTACCTGGTGACGATGGGGCTGGACGGGACCCTGGCCGACGCGTACGCCGCCACCGTGAGCTACAACGCCGTCTACGTCTCCCACGACGCCTGGAAGCTCTTCGTGACGTACGGGCGCTTCTTCCTCTTGGACTTCGCCCGGGAGCAGTGGTTCCTCCTGGCCCTGGGCTTCGGCGGGGCCGCGCTGGCCGCCGCCCGGCTCCGGCGGGCCACGGACCGGGAGGCGTCCTTCGCCCGCGCCCTGGTCCTGGTGTGGCTGGGCGCTTCCCTCGTCGCGGCCGCCTCGCCCCTGAAGTTTCTCCATCACTACAACTACATGTTCCTGCCGGGCTTGTGCTGCTTCGCCGGGATTTTCTTCTCCCGGGAGAGCGCCCCGGGAGCCCCGCCGGGCGGGCGAAGGGGGCCGGGCCGTTTCCGGGCCGCCCTCCCCGTGGCCGCGGCGGCGGCGATCCTGGCCGCGACGGCGCCGCTCGTCGTCGTGCAGGCGCGGGAGAACCGCGAGCGGCTCCGCTCCCTGCCGGAGCGGGTGGAAAGCTCCAACCACGAGTCGGTGCTCCTCGGGCGCTACCTTCGCCGGCACACCGCCCCGGGCGAGCGCATCTACCTCTGGCGGAACTACTATCTCGACACCTACTTCTACGCCGGGCGGCTCCCCGCCAGCCGGGTCTTCGTCTGGTTCTACTGGCTGCGCGACTTCCCGCCCCCCGGCGGCTTCGCTGCCCTCGAGACGGACTTCCGCCGTCACCCGCCCGTCTACATCGTGACGGGCGGGAGCGACATCCTGGCCGGGCGGGACTTCCCCCCCATGGAACGGATCCTGAGGGAGGAGTACCGAGAGGAGCAGCTCCCCGACGCCCTGCGGAACCGCCTCACCCCGACCCGCCGCGACCAGGTCCGCCTCTTCCGCCGCATTCAGCCCCCCCTGCCGTTCCTACGCGACGTCCCGTCGCGGACGTTCCTACGCGGCGTCCCGTCGCGGACGTTCCTACGCGGCGTCCCGCCGCGGACGTTCCTTCAAGCCCTCCCCGCGTGA
- a CDS encoding glycosyltransferase family 2 protein, which yields MAKRPAFFVSIVTWNSAAEIGQCLESLRQQTFRNFRVGILDNASSDRTLRTIRHLSSLVSVLVTSPENLGYSGGHNRLLTRAHSDYVLFLNPDVRLAPDFLETAHAALEARPECGSLAPRLLRMAGVEEAFAPLRFLDSAGMFWTRSQRHFDRGSGQPDDERYRRSEYVFGPSGAAAVYRRACLDDVAFGKEVWDEDFFAYREDADLAWRAAWRGWKCLYAPEVTAWHVRKVLPRGRSRYPAAVNRHSVKNRFLLRMKNMPLSTFLRFSPWILARDLCVLAGVFLKEFRSIPAFGQVLRLVPRFRAKRRHVMGHRKAGAADLARWFTQSSRPLTETAEPQRTEVGKCKV from the coding sequence ATGGCCAAGCGACCCGCCTTTTTCGTCAGCATCGTCACCTGGAACTCGGCGGCCGAGATCGGCCAGTGCCTCGAGAGCCTCCGGCAGCAGACCTTCCGGAACTTCCGGGTCGGGATCCTCGACAACGCTTCCTCCGACCGCACGCTGCGGACGATCCGCCACCTGTCGAGCCTGGTGAGCGTCCTGGTGACCTCCCCGGAGAACCTGGGCTACTCCGGCGGGCACAACCGGCTCCTCACCCGGGCGCACTCCGACTACGTCCTTTTCCTCAACCCCGACGTCCGGCTGGCCCCGGACTTCCTCGAGACCGCCCACGCCGCCCTGGAGGCCCGGCCGGAGTGCGGGAGCCTGGCGCCCCGGCTGCTCCGGATGGCCGGCGTCGAGGAGGCCTTCGCCCCGCTGCGTTTCCTCGATTCCGCCGGGATGTTCTGGACCCGGTCCCAACGGCACTTCGACCGGGGGAGCGGCCAACCCGACGACGAGCGGTACCGCCGTTCGGAGTACGTGTTCGGGCCCTCGGGCGCCGCCGCCGTTTACCGCCGGGCGTGCCTGGACGACGTGGCGTTCGGGAAGGAGGTGTGGGACGAGGACTTCTTCGCCTACCGCGAGGACGCCGACCTGGCCTGGCGGGCCGCCTGGCGGGGGTGGAAGTGCCTCTACGCCCCGGAGGTGACGGCCTGGCACGTCCGGAAGGTCCTCCCGCGGGGCCGCAGCCGCTACCCGGCCGCGGTCAACCGGCACTCGGTCAAGAACCGCTTCCTGCTGCGGATGAAGAACATGCCGTTGTCGACCTTTCTTCGCTTTTCCCCCTGGATCCTGGCCCGGGACCTCTGCGTGCTCGCCGGGGTGTTCCTCAAGGAGTTCCGCTCCATCCCGGCCTTCGGGCAGGTCCTGCGGCTGGTCCCGCGCTTCCGGGCCAAGCGGCGCCACGTCATGGGCCACCGCAAGGCCGGCGCCGCGGACCTCGCCCGCTGGTTCACCCAGTCCTCCCGCCCCTTGACGGAAACGGCCGAGCCTCAACGTACGGAGGTCGGAAAATGCAAAGTTTGA